The Bremerella cremea genome window below encodes:
- a CDS encoding transporter: MRQRTSRYLATLALCLVPALAIAHPIAGDSGEQLYSPMEPFAACCCDPHAHSLKEGRPDSHAPAGLMGDHVHHQGEIMVEYKFEKMFMDGNRYGTQQVSDVVALDVTGIPFMATPTRMDMNMHMLHVMYGATDNVTLYLMPMWMELTMDHMRRNGTTFTTYNEGFSDLRFGALFLLYDTESTDLIFNFGMSAPTGNIHGTTTAASPMGAETQMPYPMQLGSGTFNFRPGITYKKYWEMASTGFQFQTNLPVGENYRDYTVGNEYQLNWWFAKRVGEQMSFSFRTEGLWRENYGGPGDPQLNPNMISTARTDMRGGFWFNLGVGGIYQFCDGSRLNVELVRPVYQDLDGVQLETDFQMFASWSKAW, translated from the coding sequence ATGCGACAACGAACTTCTCGGTACCTGGCAACGCTAGCCCTGTGCCTGGTGCCTGCTCTGGCCATCGCTCATCCAATAGCAGGTGATTCCGGTGAACAGCTTTACTCACCGATGGAGCCTTTTGCCGCATGCTGCTGTGATCCACATGCCCATTCGTTGAAGGAAGGCCGCCCCGATAGCCATGCCCCAGCCGGCCTAATGGGAGATCATGTCCACCATCAGGGCGAGATCATGGTCGAGTACAAGTTCGAAAAAATGTTCATGGATGGAAATCGCTATGGGACCCAGCAGGTAAGCGATGTGGTCGCCCTCGACGTGACCGGCATCCCCTTCATGGCCACGCCGACCCGCATGGACATGAACATGCACATGCTCCACGTCATGTACGGGGCAACCGATAACGTGACGCTTTACCTGATGCCGATGTGGATGGAATTGACCATGGACCACATGCGTCGCAACGGAACGACCTTCACGACCTACAACGAGGGTTTTTCGGATCTTCGATTCGGTGCGCTCTTTTTGCTTTACGATACGGAAAGCACCGACTTGATTTTCAATTTTGGCATGAGTGCACCTACCGGCAACATTCACGGCACGACAACGGCTGCCAGTCCCATGGGAGCGGAAACGCAAATGCCGTATCCGATGCAGCTGGGAAGTGGAACGTTTAACTTCCGCCCAGGCATCACCTACAAAAAATATTGGGAAATGGCCAGTACCGGTTTCCAGTTTCAAACGAATCTGCCCGTGGGAGAAAACTATCGCGACTATACGGTCGGAAACGAATATCAGCTCAACTGGTGGTTCGCTAAGCGAGTGGGTGAACAGATGTCGTTCAGCTTCCGCACCGAGGGGCTTTGGCGGGAAAACTATGGCGGCCCTGGCGATCCCCAACTCAATCCGAACATGATCAGTACCGCCCGCACTGACATGCGAGGTGGTTTCTGGTTCAATCTCGGCGTCGGCGGTATCTACCAGTTCTGTGACGGCAGTCGGCTGAATGTGGAACTTGTCCGTCCCGTCTATCAAGACCTGGATGGTGTGCAGCTAGAGACCGACTTCCAGATGTTCGCCAGTTGGTCGAAAGCTTGGTAA
- a CDS encoding Fe-Mn family superoxide dismutase: protein MGIEAWEHAYYLKYQNMRTSHVKACWNVVNWKFLNEQFATA from the coding sequence CTGGGCATCGAAGCTTGGGAGCATGCCTACTACCTCAAGTACCAAAATATGCGGACAAGCCACGTGAAAGCCTGCTGGAACGTCGTGAACTGGAAGTTTTTGAATGAACAATTCGCGACGGCCTGA
- a CDS encoding c-type cytochrome, which translates to MNTLSLLAQMPTPRDLPLPLPIDELTLRGLLVPLFLLHILFVNLMVGGTILAVIYEILGYTKKQPKFDRLAEQIAASVTVNKSLAVVLGVGPLLIINLLYTLTFYSSNSLTGHAWILIVPLVTAAFLLTYLHKYTWSNWCVGGLKILHIGLGICSMMLFLSIPFIFLANINLMQYPDRWYDVQGFFSSLTIGNGNVFFRYLHFLAASVAVTALFLCIWLTFGKQASERLPEGFTVPATRRHFYRLTYYITMAQFLVGPVLLLILPHVGMNAYVVVPILIGACLGIGLLWLLKLEIHSDDARIGRLWAPIFLVFTVVALSMGIGRQMYRDVALKDFNDAVLERTVAFREEVAAFNTAFASAGGREMNGEQLYTMVCSSCHQVELEKTAPSIQEIYRLHKDHPEKIVEWAMHPGKKRQQFGQMPSMAHIGEEKLALVANYMLELGSGEKEFVVDESQWIRNLPREEAFARTMELPGVPQQGELLFTTQTCVSCHVSQNGKSTVGPDLKGIGKRLSRKQIVESILDPSAEIAKGYETWSVLTWEGIVHTGLITEQNEEEGTLTIRLADGKEVELIEDDLDAKSQQSQSQMPNGVVDNITPEQLADLVAYVMQL; encoded by the coding sequence ATGAATACTTTGTCTCTGCTCGCCCAAATGCCCACGCCGCGGGACCTTCCGCTTCCCCTGCCAATCGACGAGTTAACGCTACGAGGACTTCTCGTTCCGCTGTTCCTGCTACATATCCTATTCGTGAATCTGATGGTGGGGGGAACCATCCTGGCCGTGATTTACGAAATACTTGGATACACGAAAAAGCAGCCAAAATTCGATCGACTGGCGGAACAGATAGCCGCATCGGTAACGGTCAATAAGAGTCTGGCTGTCGTACTTGGCGTTGGCCCTTTGTTGATAATCAACTTGCTCTATACGCTGACGTTTTACTCGTCGAACTCGTTGACCGGGCACGCATGGATCTTGATTGTCCCGTTGGTGACGGCGGCCTTTTTATTGACCTATCTCCATAAGTACACTTGGTCAAACTGGTGCGTCGGCGGTCTGAAGATTCTGCACATAGGGCTCGGCATCTGTTCCATGATGCTGTTCCTTTCAATCCCTTTCATCTTCTTGGCCAACATCAATTTGATGCAGTACCCTGATCGTTGGTACGACGTGCAGGGATTTTTCTCCTCGCTGACGATTGGCAACGGGAATGTCTTTTTCAGGTACCTTCATTTCCTAGCCGCATCTGTCGCGGTAACGGCATTGTTTCTATGCATCTGGTTAACCTTCGGAAAGCAGGCGAGCGAGCGGTTGCCAGAAGGTTTTACGGTGCCGGCAACGCGGCGTCACTTTTACCGTCTGACGTATTACATCACGATGGCGCAATTCTTGGTTGGGCCGGTTCTTTTGCTGATACTTCCTCATGTGGGAATGAACGCCTATGTCGTCGTGCCGATCCTGATTGGAGCCTGTTTGGGAATTGGCCTGCTTTGGTTGTTAAAGCTTGAAATCCATTCCGACGATGCCCGAATTGGTCGATTGTGGGCACCGATTTTCCTTGTTTTTACGGTCGTCGCCCTTTCCATGGGCATTGGTCGTCAGATGTATCGAGATGTCGCCTTGAAAGATTTCAACGACGCAGTGCTGGAACGCACGGTTGCATTTCGTGAAGAAGTGGCAGCATTCAATACCGCGTTTGCGAGTGCTGGTGGAAGGGAAATGAACGGAGAGCAGTTGTACACGATGGTCTGCTCTTCCTGTCATCAGGTCGAGTTGGAAAAAACTGCTCCGTCGATTCAAGAGATTTATCGGCTTCACAAAGATCATCCTGAGAAAATCGTCGAATGGGCGATGCATCCTGGGAAGAAACGACAGCAGTTTGGTCAAATGCCCTCGATGGCCCACATTGGTGAAGAGAAACTCGCACTTGTCGCCAACTACATGCTGGAATTGGGAAGCGGCGAAAAAGAATTCGTTGTGGATGAATCGCAATGGATACGAAATCTCCCCCGCGAAGAAGCGTTTGCTCGTACCATGGAACTTCCTGGGGTGCCTCAGCAGGGAGAACTCCTTTTCACTACGCAAACATGTGTGTCTTGCCACGTTTCTCAAAATGGCAAATCTACGGTCGGCCCCGACCTAAAGGGCATTGGCAAGCGTCTATCTCGGAAACAGATTGTTGAGTCCATTCTCGATCCATCGGCAGAAATCGCCAAAGGCTACGAGACATGGTCGGTGCTGACCTGGGAAGGGATTGTGCATACGGGCTTGATCACAGAGCAGAATGAGGAAGAGGGGACGCTAACAATCCGTCTCGCCGATGGAAAAGAGGTGGAGCTGATCGAGGACGACCTCGACGCTAAGTCACAGCAGTCGCAATCACAAATGCCTAACGGTGTTGTTGACAATATCACACCTGAACAATTGGCTGACCTCGTGGCGTATGTGATGCAATTGTGA
- a CDS encoding DUF5682 family protein — MTHVANSADIGESEVNRLLNRLCQLETDVVYFPVRHHSPVSAAMVSRCIDACQAAAVLIEGPSDYNEHLDELLLDHQLPIAIYSYFRSSEQTRGAYYPFCEYSPEWLALKHGSQIGAKLQFIDLPWTHVARHDGAAHRYADAELRKGRYVHWLCERMQVEDFDDLWDKIVESQQQIDLDDYMQRVHSLCFHIRLWEEHISEADRLREAFMVERIQAVREEVSGPIVVVTGGFHSSALAARIAGFDCPGIDTPQHDTATVPIDQQGISLTTYSYERLDNLSGYNAGMPSPGFYEHAYRQRVSGQPFSHQPLLMDLVEQLRERKQTLSTADLIAVETSARALAAIREREHVWRRDLIDAVILALIKDELQYGCASPFLDAVHAVLRGQRRGKLAEGTRMPPLVQDIVHQLEYAKIDVSRRGQALELNLLNPKELAKSRLLHRLRILGIIGFQCTGGTDFLKRDDLQRLWESWLIMWGPEFDSSCIEASRYGPSLADAASNCLVEKAQQGIHDAVMAATLLVESAKAGIETMSATLKERLRTLIQAESQFANVATALGHLTFLYHYDEAFGTANLPQVGEILSEAFVRSLWLLELLGNSPDVDGSLVRGMQAIQETYRRADQTLEIDHNEYIQVLSRVEQDKHKPPAVRGAAAGILWSLGEANSEQVLGDLLTFADASQLGDFLTGLFALAREVAQRDPQLVQTIDRLLLEFGSDDFQAALPSLRLAFTYFTPREKHHMLTTLFESLGLKDVRPLDKLTVNAAVAAEALAMEERIFEALQHYGLEADHE; from the coding sequence ATGACGCACGTAGCGAACTCTGCTGATATCGGCGAGAGCGAAGTTAACCGCCTCCTCAATCGGCTTTGCCAACTGGAAACGGACGTCGTCTACTTTCCCGTGCGGCACCATAGTCCGGTGTCGGCGGCCATGGTCTCTAGGTGCATTGATGCTTGTCAGGCCGCGGCCGTTCTGATCGAAGGTCCCAGCGACTACAACGAGCATCTCGACGAATTGCTCCTGGACCACCAACTGCCGATTGCTATCTACAGCTACTTTCGCAGCAGCGAACAGACCCGGGGGGCCTATTATCCATTCTGCGAATACTCGCCTGAATGGCTGGCCCTGAAGCATGGTTCACAAATCGGTGCCAAGCTTCAGTTCATCGATCTGCCCTGGACACATGTCGCCCGGCACGATGGTGCTGCCCATCGCTATGCCGATGCGGAACTGCGCAAAGGGCGTTACGTGCATTGGCTTTGCGAGCGAATGCAGGTCGAAGACTTCGACGATCTATGGGACAAAATCGTCGAGTCGCAGCAGCAGATCGATTTGGACGACTACATGCAACGCGTTCATTCGCTCTGTTTTCATATCCGTCTTTGGGAAGAACACATCAGCGAAGCAGATCGTCTGCGCGAAGCGTTTATGGTCGAGAGAATCCAAGCGGTGCGCGAAGAAGTTTCGGGCCCAATTGTCGTGGTAACTGGTGGCTTTCATTCCAGTGCCCTGGCGGCTCGTATCGCAGGATTCGATTGCCCCGGGATCGATACGCCGCAACACGATACGGCCACTGTTCCGATCGACCAGCAGGGCATTTCGCTGACCACTTATTCCTACGAACGACTCGACAATCTATCGGGCTACAACGCTGGCATGCCCAGCCCTGGCTTCTACGAACATGCCTACCGTCAGCGAGTTAGCGGGCAACCCTTTTCACACCAACCCCTATTGATGGATCTGGTTGAGCAACTGCGCGAGCGCAAGCAAACCCTCAGCACGGCCGATTTGATCGCCGTCGAAACATCGGCTCGGGCACTAGCCGCGATTCGTGAACGCGAGCATGTCTGGCGTCGAGATTTGATCGACGCCGTCATCCTGGCGTTGATCAAAGACGAATTGCAATATGGCTGCGCGTCTCCCTTTCTTGACGCCGTGCATGCGGTATTACGGGGGCAAAGACGCGGCAAGCTGGCCGAGGGGACTCGGATGCCTCCGCTGGTGCAAGATATCGTTCACCAATTGGAATACGCGAAAATTGACGTTTCCCGACGTGGTCAGGCACTTGAATTGAACCTTCTCAACCCCAAGGAACTGGCCAAGAGCCGGCTGCTGCATCGGTTGAGAATTCTGGGAATCATCGGCTTTCAATGCACCGGCGGGACCGACTTTTTGAAACGGGATGATCTACAGCGGTTGTGGGAATCGTGGCTAATCATGTGGGGCCCTGAATTCGATTCTTCGTGCATTGAAGCCTCTCGCTATGGTCCATCACTGGCCGATGCCGCCAGTAACTGCCTAGTCGAAAAGGCGCAACAGGGAATTCATGACGCCGTAATGGCTGCCACGCTTCTGGTTGAATCCGCCAAGGCAGGCATTGAAACCATGTCGGCAACGCTAAAGGAAAGGCTGCGGACGCTGATTCAAGCTGAATCACAGTTCGCCAATGTGGCGACGGCCCTGGGGCATTTGACGTTCCTGTATCATTACGACGAAGCATTCGGTACGGCGAATTTGCCTCAAGTGGGCGAGATCCTCAGCGAGGCGTTTGTCCGGTCGTTATGGCTACTGGAACTTCTAGGCAACTCGCCCGATGTCGATGGCAGTTTGGTCCGTGGTATGCAGGCCATCCAGGAAACCTATCGTCGTGCCGATCAGACGCTCGAAATCGACCACAACGAATATATCCAAGTTCTCTCGCGCGTCGAACAAGACAAACACAAACCACCAGCCGTGCGGGGAGCGGCAGCGGGAATTTTGTGGTCGCTGGGTGAGGCCAACAGCGAGCAAGTCTTGGGAGACTTGTTAACGTTTGCTGACGCGAGTCAACTGGGCGACTTTCTCACGGGGCTGTTTGCTCTGGCTCGGGAAGTCGCACAGCGCGATCCCCAATTAGTGCAAACGATCGACCGGCTGCTCTTGGAATTCGGATCAGACGACTTTCAGGCGGCTCTACCCTCGTTGCGGCTGGCCTTCACCTACTTCACGCCGCGTGAGAAGCATCACATGCTAACAACCCTGTTTGAATCACTTGGCCTTAAGGACGTTCGCCCACTGGACAAATTAACCGTCAATGCTGCCGTCGCTGCCGAAGCACTGGCGATGGAAGAACGTATCTTTGAAGCGTTGCAACACTATGGATTGGAGGCCGATCATGAGTGA
- a CDS encoding VWA domain-containing protein — protein MSDVNRQSRWRLVMGAGSEELCGELSGEEQLRDACLGYLYDREYGSGGRNVRSGEGGGLEASNLTVPDWINQIHELFPKKTIERLEKDALERYNLEEMVTNPEVLSRAKPNQTLLKAVLRTKHLMNQDVLKMAHHLVRQVVEELMKQIAQDVRNAFQGSLDRRNRSFLKIAKNFDIETTLRRNLKHYDPELQRILIETPFFFSRIRRQVDRWQIIILVDESGSMLDSVIHSAVTASIFYSMKMMKVHLCIFDTSVVDLTSECMDPVETLMKVQLGGGTDIGNALSYAAELVENPQRTIVALITDFYEGAPVAKLYSVARTLIESGVTGLGIAALDEQADPTYNHEVAARLVQMGWHVGAMTPGELANWVAEKVRN, from the coding sequence ATGAGTGATGTCAATCGACAGTCACGCTGGAGGCTGGTCATGGGCGCCGGCAGCGAGGAACTTTGTGGCGAACTTAGTGGGGAAGAGCAATTGAGGGATGCCTGCCTTGGTTACCTTTACGATCGCGAATACGGTAGCGGCGGTCGCAATGTGCGAAGTGGCGAAGGTGGGGGGCTGGAGGCGTCGAATCTCACGGTACCTGACTGGATCAATCAGATTCACGAGCTATTCCCCAAGAAGACGATCGAACGCTTGGAGAAGGACGCCCTCGAGCGATACAACCTAGAAGAAATGGTGACCAATCCCGAGGTACTCTCGCGTGCCAAACCCAATCAAACCTTACTCAAAGCGGTACTGCGAACGAAGCATCTGATGAACCAGGATGTGCTAAAGATGGCTCACCACCTGGTTCGCCAAGTCGTCGAAGAGTTGATGAAGCAAATTGCCCAGGACGTGCGTAATGCGTTTCAAGGGTCGCTCGACCGCCGCAATCGCTCGTTTCTGAAGATCGCCAAGAACTTTGATATCGAGACCACCCTACGCCGCAACCTGAAGCACTACGATCCTGAATTACAACGCATCCTCATCGAAACCCCTTTCTTTTTTTCCCGGATTCGTCGGCAGGTCGATCGGTGGCAAATCATTATTTTGGTCGACGAATCCGGCAGCATGCTCGATAGCGTGATTCATTCGGCAGTCACCGCGTCGATCTTCTACAGCATGAAGATGATGAAGGTCCATCTTTGCATTTTTGATACCTCGGTGGTTGATCTGACGTCGGAATGCATGGACCCCGTCGAAACGCTCATGAAAGTGCAACTCGGTGGTGGTACCGATATTGGCAACGCTTTGTCTTACGCGGCCGAGTTAGTAGAGAATCCACAGCGTACTATCGTCGCGCTAATCACTGACTTTTACGAAGGGGCACCAGTCGCAAAATTGTATTCCGTAGCCAGAACGCTTATCGAAAGTGGGGTAACCGGGCTAGGAATAGCCGCACTCGACGAACAAGCCGATCCGACCTACAACCATGAAGTTGCGGCACGCCTGGTTCAAATGGGATGGCATGTTGGCGCGATGACTCCTGGCGAACTAGCCAACTGGGTCGCCGAGAAAGTGCGGAACTAA
- a CDS encoding DUF1559 domain-containing protein, with product MNYRLHQVNARWRGFTLVELLVVIAIIGILIAMLLPAVQQAREAARRMQCSNNLKQLALAMHTYESSYRTLPSGGNGGGSTQASSSAFSVHARLLPFVEQTSLQDLIDFRQPVLAGSPPSFSNAAAKQLIDMFLCPSDSAPERAEVKFGTMSFGTDLAGTNYMANTGTGISAAGKSYYDPAFPTDGVFFFDSSTRFADLTDGTSNTVVMSESLRGPGLDMSSTPLANIPKPYRLAASLSAGRSRIGTSPGGVDPMFTEADIQGASDWRGDRGFPWIWGQASATLFNSYLAPNSSLPDAYSHSRGWFAARSLHPGGVNAVLADGSVKFVAETVDLPIWRGLSTRGGGEVLADF from the coding sequence ATGAATTATCGTCTTCACCAGGTTAATGCTCGCTGGCGTGGTTTTACGCTTGTCGAATTGTTAGTCGTCATTGCGATTATCGGCATCTTAATTGCCATGCTGCTGCCCGCCGTACAACAGGCCCGTGAAGCTGCACGGAGGATGCAGTGTAGCAATAATTTAAAGCAGTTGGCGTTGGCCATGCATACCTACGAAAGCAGTTACCGTACGCTTCCAAGCGGCGGCAATGGCGGAGGCAGCACGCAGGCAAGCAGCTCCGCATTTTCGGTACATGCTCGCTTGCTACCGTTCGTCGAGCAAACGTCACTACAAGACCTCATCGATTTTCGTCAGCCGGTGTTGGCAGGCTCGCCACCGAGCTTCAGCAATGCGGCAGCCAAGCAGTTGATTGACATGTTTCTTTGTCCCAGTGATAGCGCTCCGGAGCGGGCGGAAGTAAAGTTCGGAACGATGTCGTTCGGTACCGATTTGGCAGGAACAAATTACATGGCTAACACGGGGACCGGCATCTCCGCAGCCGGAAAGTCGTACTACGATCCCGCATTTCCTACCGACGGAGTGTTTTTTTTCGACAGTAGCACGCGATTTGCCGACCTTACGGACGGGACTTCCAACACGGTTGTCATGTCGGAATCTCTTCGCGGACCAGGGCTGGATATGTCCTCGACGCCCCTGGCAAATATTCCGAAGCCTTATCGGCTGGCGGCAAGCCTAAGTGCCGGGCGTTCCCGTATCGGCACCTCCCCAGGCGGGGTAGATCCGATGTTTACTGAAGCCGACATTCAAGGGGCGTCCGATTGGCGCGGAGATCGAGGATTCCCCTGGATCTGGGGCCAAGCGAGCGCCACTCTCTTTAATAGCTACCTGGCACCCAATAGCAGCTTACCAGACGCCTATTCCCACAGCCGTGGCTGGTTTGCTGCTCGCAGCCTGCACCCAGGCGGAGTAAATGCCGTATTAGCGGATGGCTCGGTCAAGTTCGTTGCCGAAACAGTCGATCTGCCAATCTGGCGTGGCCTTTCAACACGCGGCGGCGGCGAAGTTCTAGCCGACTTCTGA
- a CDS encoding twin-arginine translocation signal domain-containing protein produces the protein MRQNWTDQQYRDEESRRRFLKEITALTGWTVVTGATAFQGPMEAIAGDKANADKGFGGIKGRILLDGEVPERKEIDLSTAALNSEDLKWFRSMGPILNEDWVVDPKTHAVRWVYVWLIPEDKKGSLTPHESLTSVKAQEKVVPIDQEPTGYVPHAVAIREGQNILMRNKGPVAHVFSLQGFSNPSKNTAMPPGSEIPVTDLVAERAPIKISCPPHPWERMSLRVFDHPYFAVTNADGEFEFKMVPSGPCRLIVWHETLGFHGGRQGRYGSLVNVEGAAVTDLGEIKIKTQTA, from the coding sequence ATGCGACAGAATTGGACCGATCAGCAGTACCGAGATGAAGAAAGTCGTCGACGTTTCCTGAAAGAGATTACCGCCCTGACCGGCTGGACGGTCGTAACAGGAGCGACCGCTTTTCAAGGACCGATGGAAGCTATCGCTGGCGATAAAGCGAATGCTGACAAGGGGTTTGGTGGAATCAAGGGACGTATTCTTTTAGACGGAGAAGTGCCGGAACGAAAGGAAATCGATCTCTCAACCGCTGCGTTAAACAGCGAAGACCTGAAATGGTTTCGATCGATGGGGCCGATCCTCAACGAGGACTGGGTAGTCGATCCTAAGACACACGCAGTCCGATGGGTTTACGTTTGGCTTATCCCAGAAGACAAAAAGGGAAGCCTGACACCGCATGAGTCGCTTACGTCAGTAAAGGCCCAGGAAAAGGTGGTCCCTATCGACCAGGAACCAACCGGCTACGTTCCGCATGCGGTGGCCATTCGTGAAGGTCAAAATATTCTCATGCGAAACAAGGGACCGGTAGCTCATGTCTTTAGCCTGCAAGGCTTTAGCAATCCAAGCAAGAATACGGCCATGCCTCCTGGATCTGAAATCCCAGTCACTGATCTTGTCGCTGAGCGAGCACCAATCAAGATTAGCTGTCCTCCCCATCCGTGGGAGCGAATGTCGCTACGGGTTTTCGATCACCCCTACTTTGCAGTCACCAACGCGGATGGGGAATTTGAGTTCAAAATGGTCCCATCCGGGCCTTGTCGCCTGATCGTTTGGCACGAAACATTAGGGTTTCATGGAGGGCGCCAAGGTCGATATGGCTCTCTTGTCAATGTGGAGGGGGCTGCGGTGACCGATCTTGGTGAAATCAAGATTAAAACGCAAACCGCGTGA
- a CDS encoding cytochrome ubiquinol oxidase subunit I, giving the protein MDFPIFHLDGMGNRMLIAVIAIVHVAINHPLAVGIYPLLTLLEWMGVKTGDQKWDQLAKRVTFVVFIITTSLGALTGVGIWLSTSLVSPFAIGSLLRVFFWAWFAEWLVFITEVILILAYYLTWDRWKEGRAKRLHLCLGIAVSIASWLTMCIIVAVLGFMMDPGAWKDNSLFWSAVLNPIYLPQLAFRTTFAMATAGLFAGFLLGIWFRRDSEFRNRAMRLISCWTLAWLPLLGLASWWYLQVVPEAMSGLIPVGLMTQQFAQWQGSFLWIATGVLGFIALSALAGALIPQRMPRFVLIIPFLFGLALLGHFERVREFIRKPYVIADYMYSNGIRVDEVAFYQKNGLLPYAAYAHVHEVTPENKSLAGRDVFVIACSRCHTTDGFNGIISKLEKLYGNDPWNGEQMNAFLSGMHLSHPYMPPFPGNADEADALVTYLKELQDHPSSLEGVQVAGIPPSTESSNSHPESDTEETVSRAD; this is encoded by the coding sequence ATGGATTTCCCGATATTTCACCTCGACGGGATGGGGAATCGCATGCTGATCGCTGTGATCGCGATTGTGCATGTGGCGATCAATCACCCATTAGCCGTTGGGATTTACCCCCTGCTGACTCTTTTGGAATGGATGGGGGTGAAGACTGGAGATCAAAAGTGGGATCAGTTGGCCAAGCGGGTAACGTTTGTCGTTTTCATTATCACAACGTCGCTGGGGGCACTCACTGGCGTCGGTATTTGGCTGTCGACGTCACTCGTTTCACCGTTCGCGATCGGGAGCCTGTTGCGAGTCTTTTTCTGGGCTTGGTTCGCTGAGTGGTTGGTCTTTATCACCGAAGTGATCTTGATTCTGGCGTATTATCTGACATGGGATCGATGGAAAGAGGGTAGAGCCAAGCGGCTGCATCTATGCTTGGGGATCGCGGTTTCAATTGCCTCGTGGCTGACGATGTGCATCATTGTCGCGGTCCTGGGATTCATGATGGATCCCGGTGCCTGGAAAGATAATTCGCTGTTCTGGTCTGCTGTACTTAATCCGATTTACCTGCCCCAGCTTGCTTTCCGGACAACGTTTGCCATGGCCACGGCAGGACTTTTCGCTGGCTTCTTGCTGGGCATCTGGTTTCGGAGAGACTCCGAGTTCCGCAACCGAGCAATGCGTTTGATTTCATGTTGGACACTAGCTTGGCTACCACTGCTTGGCCTGGCTTCCTGGTGGTATCTGCAAGTGGTGCCGGAGGCGATGTCAGGTCTAATTCCCGTAGGTCTGATGACTCAACAATTCGCCCAGTGGCAAGGCTCGTTTCTCTGGATCGCGACCGGGGTGCTTGGATTCATTGCTCTCTCGGCATTGGCGGGGGCTTTAATCCCTCAACGGATGCCCCGTTTCGTTTTGATTATTCCCTTTCTATTTGGATTAGCACTGCTTGGACACTTCGAGCGGGTACGCGAATTTATCCGTAAACCGTACGTGATCGCCGACTACATGTACTCGAACGGGATTCGCGTCGACGAGGTCGCGTTCTACCAGAAGAACGGCTTGCTGCCGTATGCCGCGTATGCCCACGTGCATGAAGTCACCCCGGAAAATAAATCCTTGGCGGGACGAGACGTGTTCGTAATCGCCTGCTCCAGATGCCATACGACCGATGGATTCAACGGAATCATTTCAAAACTAGAAAAGCTATACGGAAACGATCCCTGGAATGGGGAGCAGATGAACGCGTTCCTAAGCGGGATGCACCTGTCTCATCCCTATATGCCGCCTTTTCCGGGCAATGCGGACGAGGCGGATGCCTTGGTCACCTATTTAAAAGAATTGCAGGATCACCCCTCTTCGCTGGAAGGAGTTCAGGTTGCGGGCATTCCCCCCAGCACAGAATCCTCGAACTCGCATCCTGAGTCGGACACTGAGGAAACGGTTTCTCGTGCTGACTAG